The Fuerstiella sp. nucleotide sequence CTTAACGAGCGCAACCCTTGTCCTTAGTTGCCAGCACTTCGGGTGGGGACTCTAAGGAGACTGCCGGTGTTAAACCGGAGGAAGGCGGGGACGACGTCAAGTCATCATGGCCTTTATGTCCAGGGCTGCACACGTCCTACAATGCAACATACAAAGGGCAGCGAACCCGTAAGGGTAAGCAAATCTCAAAAAGTGTTGCTCAGTTCGGATTGCAGGCTGCAACTCGCCTGCATGAAGCTGGAATCGCTAGTAATCGCAGGTCAGCTATACTGCGGTGAATATGTTCCTGAGCCTTGTACACACCGCCCGTCAAGCCACGAAAGCGGGGGGCGCCTAAAGTCACTGAGCTATCTCTTCGGAGGGGCAGGTGCCTAGGGCGAACTTCGTGATTGGGACTAAGTCGTAACAAGGTAGCCGTAGGGGAACCTGCGGCTGGATCACCTCCTTTCTAAGGATGACTAATGGGAGGCAGATTAGACGTTTCTTTCGAGGGGCGTTTGGCTGTCAGACCATCCAAACCAGCAGTTTCGGGATTGATTGATTACCTGCTTTCAATCTGCCGAAACTCACAACTTCAGATCTCAACCTGTTGCTATATGCAAAGCCGGTGGACGGTTAATACTGTCCATCGGCTTTTGCATGCGCAACGGCGAAATTTGGGGAGTGCCATGAGCGTTGCAGTTAGCAGGTTGCCGGCGAGCCCCAAAAAGTGTGTGTTGGTGTCGGCAGGTCGGGTGCGTCAGGATTCCCTTTTGTCTGTGGAATATTTTTTGAGAGACAGCAGGAACTGGATTCGTGGTTGTTTCAGAACTGTTTCACCAGGGGAAGCCGTAGCCAAACCACGGTTCAGTGTTTAAGGCTGACCTTGACATTGGTGACCGTTTACGGTTTAGCATGCAGGTTTGGTGGTACAGCCATTCGATATTTTCAGGTGCGATGACCGGAATCACGGATTTCGTTCTTAATCAGGTCGGACCAGTTTCTGTGTTAGGACTTAGTCAAATCGATAGATTGTTCTCTCGCAACCTGGATAACCTGGATTTTGGTGGTGCCCGGCGGCAGCAGGTCTACGACTCTGACGGCGACTTCCATAAAAATGGGGTCAATGTCCACGTTACGCCGGTTCAGGACTTCAAAAAGGAAACGTGAATGAATCGTCACACAACACAGGAGTCAGGGGCCCATCACCAGCCAAGCCATGGACCTCGTTGTTCCATCAGATGACGATGATTTTTGTGGCTGAGCCACTTTGCCATCATGTTCAACATTTCGATCTACCAGAGGCAACCCTTCTTCCGTGCCAGATTTCAAACAATTCAAGCTGATTGCTCCGCTGGAACGGGCTATCGAGGAAGAGGGCTATGTGACTCCAACGCCCATTCAGGAACAAACGCTTCCCGCTGCACTGGAAGGGCACGATATTCTTGGGTGTGCTCAGACAGGTACCGGGAAGACGGCAGCATTTCTGTTGCCAATTCTGGATTACCTGGCGGACCAGGATTTCAAACCGGTCGCCAGACGTCCGCTGGTACTGGTTCTGGCGCCCACGCGTGAACTGGCGATTCAGATTGGTGAGAGCTGCACAACATACGGGCGTTATGTTGATGTGAAGCAGTCGCTGATTTACGGAGGAGTCGGACAGAGCGGGCAGGTGAAAGCTGTTCAGCGGGGCGTCCAGATTGTGATCGCGACACCTGGCCGTCTACTTGATCTGATGCAACAGGAACATATCCATCTGAATCGTTTGCAAATCTTTGTGCTCGATGAAGCGGACCGCATGCTGGACATGGGATTTCTGCCGGACCTGAAGCGAATCATCAGATCATTACCGATCCGCAGACAGTCGATGTTTTTCTCTGCGACAATGCCTCAAAGCATCAGCAGGCTGGCAGAGAAGCTGCTGCATCATCCTGTCAGGGTAAAAATCAACGCTGAGCAAACTAATGTGGAACTTATTGACCAGCGAGTGATTTTCGTCTCGCATCGTCAAAAGAAACCACTGCTTGCCGTGTTGCTGAAGGCGAATGACGTTGGTCAGGCGATCGTATTCACCCGGACCAAACGTGGTGCCAACTATGTGGCCGAATATCTGCGTCGGGACCACATTGAAGCTGTGGCGATTCACGGGAACAAATCACAAAATGCTCGCCAACAGGCGCTCACAGCGTTTCGTGCCGACAAAGTCCGGGTGCTTGTCGCTACAGATCTTGCCGCACGTGGCATTGATGTTGAGGGAATTACTCACATCATCAACTTCGAAATTCCGGTTGAACCGGAAAGCTACGTTCATCGGATTGGGCGAACCGGACGAGCCGGTGCGCACGGTATAGCGATTTCGTTGTGCAGTCCGGATGAAGAAGGTCGTCTGAAGAGTATTGAGCGACTCATCGGATTCAAACTGCTTGAGGATGGTCGGACACCCGACCCATTGCCCGAATCTGACGCGAAAAACAAATCGGATGGTGGTACTTCACCGCCGGGCAATCGCAATCGCAACCGCCGCCGACGGAGACCTCGAACACGAAGTCCTGTCGCGAATGTCCGGAGTGACAGTGATTCCGGGGCAACAGAGTCAACGACAGCAGACAGTTCCCGGAAGAAAACCAGGGGCAAGGGGCGTCGAGGGCGACGGCGGCGTCCGAACGATGGTGCGGATGTAAAGTAGCAGTTGCTCCATCTGCCAGGCTGTTTTGACATTGACCCGGATGGTCACTGATGAAAATCCGACAGAGCAGTTAGCCCTGATTGACTGCCTGTCGTGGATTTTGCAACAGTTTTGACAGTGTCTGCAGCCAGCGTGCGGCGGGTGCGCCATCAATGACGCGATGATCAAATGTCAGACTCAGTCCCATTGTTTCACCAGCCACGATGTTATTGCCGCTTACCACCGGTTCACGAACGATGCGTCCGATACCAAGGATTGCCGCCTGGGGCAGATTAAGAATAGGGGTGAAAAAATCGACGTCAAACATACCAAGACTGGTGACGGTGAACGTACCGCCCTGCAAATGGCTTTGCGACAGCGTTCCTTTGCGAGCCTGTTCCACCAGTGACAGTGACTGGCGGGTGATTTCTGGCAGTGTAAGAGAACTGGCGTGGTTGAGGACCGGAACCACCAGGCCCTCCTTCGTATCGACAGCAATTCCAATGTTGATGTCGTCATAAACAAACACACCCTCGTTGTACCAGCACGCGTTGAGTTCAGGGCATTCTTTCAACGCTGTGGCTGCCAGCCCGACAACGATGTCTGTGTAACCAGGAATCACAGAAATGCCGGCATTGGATTTCAGCGCACTGCGAAACGCCACAATCCCGGCAGCATTCAGCTTTGTGGTGAGTGTCACCGGGGCCGCCTGTCGCATTGCCGCAGTCATACGTTCCGCGACCGCTCTGCGGATCTTTGAAGCCGGGTGATGAGTTCCGGGCGACGCGGGAGAAAATTCAGCCGACCGATGCGCACGATCGATATTGCTCCTGCCAATTATATCTCGCTCGCGAACCCGCCCGTTACGACCTGTTCCGCGAACACCAGTCCAGTCAATGCCCAGTGCCTGCGCTGTGCGACGAGCTCTCGGTGATGCGATCCTTCCGGCCCGTTTTCTGCTGTCGGAGACAATATTCTGTTTACTGACGGCTTCAGCAGTTACTGAAACGTTGGCCGGGCTCACCGGTGTTTTTTCTTCACCGGAAATGTCGGGTGATGAAACGGTGGACTGAAGCGAGGTCGGAGGAGCATCTCCATCGGCCAGCAAATAGCCGATCAGTTGTCCAACCACCACGGTATCTCCTGGCTGTGGAGCATCCGGGGGAAGGTGAAGTGTTCCGGAATCGAATGTCTCAATTTCGTGAATAGCCTTCTCTCCTTCCAGTTCGAAGACCATGTCTCCCGCTGCGACAAATTCGCCCGATTTTTTTAACCAGCTGCCAAAGGTCCCCTCGTCCATCGACCAGCCAAGACGCGGCACTGTGATTTCGACAGGCATGGTTACTCTTCCAGCAAATTCTGCAAAGTCGCAACAATTTTATCGACGTTGGGTACGACCGCCTGCTCCAGGGTCGGAGCATAAGGTGTCGGTGTGAAGGCTCCGTTGAGTCGTTTGATCGGAGCATCCAGGTCATCGAAGCCGGAGTCGGCAACATGGGCCACGATTTCGGATGCAACACTGCACGGCTGAAACGCTTCGTCGACAACCAGTAACCGACCGGTTTTTGCTACGGACCGCAGAATCGTTTCTGTGTCCAGCGGTGAAACGGTTCTTGGATCGATAACTTCAACTGAAATACCGTTGTTTTCAAGCTGTTCCGCCGCGTTAAGGGCATGCTGCACCATCAGTGAAACGGCCACAATCGTGGCATCGGTTCCCTCACGCACAACGGCCGCCTGTCCAAACGGAATTTCATAGTCTGTTTCCGGCACAGGACCTTTTGTGGCCATTAATTCCCGGTGTTCGAGGAACAAAACGGGATCGTTGCAGCGGAGCGCGTGAGCGAAAAGTCCTTTTGCGTCGTAGGGAGTTGACGGCATGACAACTCGCAGACCGGGAATGTGCGAATAGATCGAATGATACAGTCCGGAATGGTGTGTGGCGGCCGAATGCCCGATACCGCCACAGCCGCGGAGCAAAATCGGCATCTTCAGACGACCGCTGCTCATGTACTGCATTTTGGCGATCTGATTGATCACTTCGCCGAACGCATCATTAATGAAGTCAATGAACATGAAGTCGATGATCGGGCGGGTTCCGGTCATCGCAGCGCCACAGCCCAGTCCCACGAATCCACGTTCGCAAATAGGAGTATCACAAAGCCGCTCCGCTCCGTACTTGTCGAACAGTCCGGTTGTCGTGGCAAAATTACCACCACGTGCTCCAATCCCTTCGCCCATCACCCAGATGGCCGGATTGACTTTCATTTCCTGTTCCAGGACCTCGTGTGTTGCCGCCGTATAACTCAGGATGCGTTCGCCGGGAGCTGGTGGGCCCGGCGGGTTCGGTCGGGAATCTTCAAAATAGACATGTGTCGTGGCCGTGGCTGCATCAGGCCAGGCGGCCGTATCTGCGGATGTGGCTGCATCGGCCACCCGAGTTTTGATTTCTTCATCGATATCTGTCAGTTGCTGTTCTTTTGCCAGATCATTCGACTGAACATGTTCTGCAAACCTGCGGATGGGGCAGCGTTCTTTCCATTTGGCAACGTCCTCACGAGTCCGATAAGTGAAATCGCCCATTCCTTCAGCGTGAGCTCGTGTCCGGTAGGTCCTGCATTCAATGAGTGTCGCTCCCCCGCCGGACCGGGCACGCTCGACGGCCTCCTGAGCTGCCTGATAAACGGCCACGAGATCATTACCGTCCACCTCACTGCCGGGCAGGCCATAGTTTGCAGCTCGTCGTCCGACATCAGGAATACCACTGGAGTATTCGAAGGCAACCTCCGTGGCGAACTGATTGTTCTCGCACACAAAGACAACGGGCAGATTCCAGATGCTGGCCATGTTGAGACCTTCATGGAATGCGCCATTGTTGACGGCTCCATCCCCAAAAAATGCCACGGCGACTCTGTCCTGCTGCAGGATTTTGAAACTGTAACCGCCGCCGCACGCCTGCAGGATACACGGACCGACAATCCCGCTGGTTCCCATCAGACCTATCTCGGGTGCAAACAGATGCATACTGCCGCCTCGTCCGTACGAAACGCCGGTACTGCGACCAAAAAGTTCTGCAATCAGTTTTTCTGGTTCCAGACCCTTGGCCAGTGCATGGCCGTGACCGCGGTGTGTACTGAACACCACGTCCTCATGATTCAGGTGAGCGCAGATTCCGGTGGCAATCGCTTCTTCACCAACATAGGTGTGACACGCGCCGAGTACGGTTCCTCGCTGGTGACACCGCGCCAGGTGTTCCTCGGTTTGCCGAATTGTCTGCATTGTTCGATAGAGCGACAGTGCTGTTTCGTGATCGAGACTTACAGATGATTCAGATGCTGTGCTGTTACTCATGTGTCTCTCCGCGAAACGACTGTATGACGCTGTGTTCATGACCCGGTGTTCCGCCGGCGTTCATTGCCATATTGCCGCCATCCATGGGAATGATGGCACCGGTGATCCACTCTGATGCATCGGAGGCGAGCAGCGCTGCCAGGCCCATGATGTCCCTCGGTCGTCCGAGTCGTCCCACCGGTATGCCTTTGAGGAATCGGGTTTCAAGTGTGGGGTCATCTTCCATGCGAACTTTCAGGCTGGGATTGGTTACCTGGGCAGGTGTCACACAATTGACGCGCACACCGCGATGGCTCCATTCGGTGCTGAGTTCCCGCGTCATCTGAATTACGGCTCCCATTGCCATGCTGTACGCAATATGACCTCGGCCGAGTGCGGTGGAACTTGCCAGCGAACCAATGTTCATGATGGAACCGCTTCCCTGATCCAGCATGCGACGTCCGGCTTCCCGACACATGACAAACCGACCAACGACCAGGTTCTGCAGCACTTTGAGCAGGTCGGGGACCTGGAGATCTTCCGGTTTCACCAGGTGACCGTCACCTGCGATGTTTCCCAGAAAGTCAACACGACCGAATCTGGAGTCTACCTGCTGAAACAGTTCTGCAATTGCTTCCGGGTCAGAGGTGTTGGTTCCGGAAACGAACGCGTTTCGGCCCATCGACCGAATTTGTGCGGCGGTTGCTTCCGCTCCGTCGACATTTCGATCAACCAGTGTGACGTCGGCGCCGCACTGAGCCACAGCAATGGCTGTCGCCTGTCCGAGCCCCTGGGCTGCGCCCGAAACCACTGCGACTTTACCATCAAGGTTAAACAGTGGATGTGTCATTGATCGTGTGGCAGTTTGTTTATGCGGGTTTAGTTTTATTTGATTCTTGGCAATCGTAGCAAACCAGTGACGGGTCAGCGCTTCCAGGCGGCGGGAGAGTCATGAATCGATGTGATTGCCGAATCGTCTCTGTCACTGCTGGCCAGGCCGTACGGTTTTCAAATATCGTTTTCCTCACGGAACCTCACTGCGCCCGTTCCGTCAACGCAGAGAACGTCAAAAAAACGGATACGGATTCCGGTACCGGATCATTTTTTGCGACGGCCGACAGGAGATTTGCCGGTGAGTTACCAGCAGCATTGTCAGTACAAAACAATCGCCCGTCCGGGACCTCCGTGACAGTCCCGGACTTTCACAGCAGCGAACAGGAAATATGGGTTGCTGTCAGGGATGTTACCGGCGTTGTGCAGGAATTCGACGCCCACCATTTCCCGGCTGCCCAGGGTCCAGTAAGTCATGAGTGCCTGCCTGGGATCAACGCCGCCCAGATTGGGAGCGTCGGTCGCAACACAGCGGATTTTCTTTTGTTTGAGGTACAGAATTGCATCCGGGCCGGGCGCAGGCCAGCCTTCGGAATTTCCGCTGAGGGGGTCCAGCCACAGTGCCCGATCAGCCGGATGGGGTGTGAGATGAGTATCGATGTGTCCGGTGTGAAAAATGACCACGTCGCCTGGGTTTAGTGAGCCGTGTTTCTTTTCAAATGCCTGGATATGACGGGGCGTAATTTCGGGTGAAGCAGGCCACTGCTGACGTTCGGTTGTACCAACGAGCGATCGTACGTCGATCACTCGTGCCTCACCGCAGGTCCAGGAAAGCGGAACCTTCTCCGTGGTCATCGAACTGGTGCCGCGTTTGCCGTACTTGGTCTCGAATTCCTCCAGCCAGCCCCGAACTTCCGGGGCATATGCGGGCTGCTCATCCGCTGTTGGCAGAGTATACGAGGGCGGTACCAGGTGTGTGCCGGCCATCGAATCCATCAGATGCCCGTGGTGCCAGAAGTCCAGGTATTCAATAAACAGAAAATTGATCTGCAGATAGGTTTGCCGGTGATCTCCCGTGGTGAAGCCGGGTGACGTTACAGGAGTGTCGGTTGAGAGTGTGGGGGAAAGATCAATGGCACGCTTGTTGGTGCAGGACGCAATCAGTCGTTTTGGCAAATCGCCTCCCACAATCGAAAATGCCCGACCTTCGCCATAGGCTCCGTCTTTGTGTTTCGGACCAAGCAGACAATAGAAGGCCCCGGTAGGAGGTATTGCTCCCAGGTTGGTTGCTCCTTCGGTCCAGATCATGCCGTATTTCAGTCCGGCGTAATGAGTCGGCTCACCCAGCGTTGG carries:
- a CDS encoding DEAD/DEAH box helicase — its product is MPDFKQFKLIAPLERAIEEEGYVTPTPIQEQTLPAALEGHDILGCAQTGTGKTAAFLLPILDYLADQDFKPVARRPLVLVLAPTRELAIQIGESCTTYGRYVDVKQSLIYGGVGQSGQVKAVQRGVQIVIATPGRLLDLMQQEHIHLNRLQIFVLDEADRMLDMGFLPDLKRIIRSLPIRRQSMFFSATMPQSISRLAEKLLHHPVRVKINAEQTNVELIDQRVIFVSHRQKKPLLAVLLKANDVGQAIVFTRTKRGANYVAEYLRRDHIEAVAIHGNKSQNARQQALTAFRADKVRVLVATDLAARGIDVEGITHIINFEIPVEPESYVHRIGRTGRAGAHGIAISLCSPDEEGRLKSIERLIGFKLLEDGRTPDPLPESDAKNKSDGGTSPPGNRNRNRRRRRPRTRSPVANVRSDSDSGATESTTADSSRKKTRGKGRRGRRRRPNDGADVK
- a CDS encoding 2-oxo acid dehydrogenase subunit E2 encodes the protein MPVEITVPRLGWSMDEGTFGSWLKKSGEFVAAGDMVFELEGEKAIHEIETFDSGTLHLPPDAPQPGDTVVVGQLIGYLLADGDAPPTSLQSTVSSPDISGEEKTPVSPANVSVTAEAVSKQNIVSDSRKRAGRIASPRARRTAQALGIDWTGVRGTGRNGRVRERDIIGRSNIDRAHRSAEFSPASPGTHHPASKIRRAVAERMTAAMRQAAPVTLTTKLNAAGIVAFRSALKSNAGISVIPGYTDIVVGLAATALKECPELNACWYNEGVFVYDDINIGIAVDTKEGLVVPVLNHASSLTLPEITRQSLSLVEQARKGTLSQSHLQGGTFTVTSLGMFDVDFFTPILNLPQAAILGIGRIVREPVVSGNNIVAGETMGLSLTFDHRVIDGAPAARWLQTLSKLLQNPRQAVNQG
- a CDS encoding cyclase family protein; translation: MQFDTHKSHSVITRTFCACLLIPACAMINPATATADEPRFVDHSLLVAPEYPCTWPSYPFPRFQITHQRRLGLDSAYNVDVLLIDGNTATQLDVPPHSVARPELNREKSGPYGLAYTDRIEAWQFGGEACVVDVRDLLDQESNGVSPLVTARHVKRFEQRHRRLHFGDVVLFRSDYSDRYYRPFPEGHRYITDILERKAPGYPDPDPDCMEFLAKRRVMTLGTDSASMGPLPTLGEPTHYAGLKYGMIWTEGATNLGAIPPTGAFYCLLGPKHKDGAYGEGRAFSIVGGDLPKRLIASCTNKRAIDLSPTLSTDTPVTSPGFTTGDHRQTYLQINFLFIEYLDFWHHGHLMDSMAGTHLVPPSYTLPTADEQPAYAPEVRGWLEEFETKYGKRGTSSMTTEKVPLSWTCGEARVIDVRSLVGTTERQQWPASPEITPRHIQAFEKKHGSLNPGDVVIFHTGHIDTHLTPHPADRALWLDPLSGNSEGWPAPGPDAILYLKQKKIRCVATDAPNLGGVDPRQALMTYWTLGSREMVGVEFLHNAGNIPDSNPYFLFAAVKVRDCHGGPGRAIVLY
- a CDS encoding dehydrogenase E1 component subunit alpha/beta; this translates as MSNSTASESSVSLDHETALSLYRTMQTIRQTEEHLARCHQRGTVLGACHTYVGEEAIATGICAHLNHEDVVFSTHRGHGHALAKGLEPEKLIAELFGRSTGVSYGRGGSMHLFAPEIGLMGTSGIVGPCILQACGGGYSFKILQQDRVAVAFFGDGAVNNGAFHEGLNMASIWNLPVVFVCENNQFATEVAFEYSSGIPDVGRRAANYGLPGSEVDGNDLVAVYQAAQEAVERARSGGGATLIECRTYRTRAHAEGMGDFTYRTREDVAKWKERCPIRRFAEHVQSNDLAKEQQLTDIDEEIKTRVADAATSADTAAWPDAATATTHVYFEDSRPNPPGPPAPGERILSYTAATHEVLEQEMKVNPAIWVMGEGIGARGGNFATTTGLFDKYGAERLCDTPICERGFVGLGCGAAMTGTRPIIDFMFIDFINDAFGEVINQIAKMQYMSSGRLKMPILLRGCGGIGHSAATHHSGLYHSIYSHIPGLRVVMPSTPYDAKGLFAHALRCNDPVLFLEHRELMATKGPVPETDYEIPFGQAAVVREGTDATIVAVSLMVQHALNAAEQLENNGISVEVIDPRTVSPLDTETILRSVAKTGRLLVVDEAFQPCSVASEIVAHVADSGFDDLDAPIKRLNGAFTPTPYAPTLEQAVVPNVDKIVATLQNLLEE
- a CDS encoding SDR family oxidoreductase, giving the protein MTHPLFNLDGKVAVVSGAAQGLGQATAIAVAQCGADVTLVDRNVDGAEATAAQIRSMGRNAFVSGTNTSDPEAIAELFQQVDSRFGRVDFLGNIAGDGHLVKPEDLQVPDLLKVLQNLVVGRFVMCREAGRRMLDQGSGSIMNIGSLASSTALGRGHIAYSMAMGAVIQMTRELSTEWSHRGVRVNCVTPAQVTNPSLKVRMEDDPTLETRFLKGIPVGRLGRPRDIMGLAALLASDASEWITGAIIPMDGGNMAMNAGGTPGHEHSVIQSFRGETHE